One window of Elaeis guineensis isolate ETL-2024a chromosome 11, EG11, whole genome shotgun sequence genomic DNA carries:
- the LOC105054072 gene encoding uncharacterized protein isoform X3, translating into MASSQPGFLRAVELRLLRCTLSHGYPPPPPSSHPPPAPQPDPLRPLVEGLLDSIERGNYADALSSDATRLVFGFADSWEFEDSVDCAARFYDEVERSVELFLRNGNSAAWLQVLDADTDADMECRCALLMCVGVASLLAFTQQNVTGPIGSFSPFPLLFPWSKKDGANNSGGEWDVWARNQLSSVGSDVQGKFPLLQYIVYAKILLSQIKNLSMEGEDSCLNGSRSISWWLSRLILLQQRILDELSSSLYDLVQLFKNNTLLQFGELEKVTNYWGSMLYEGEALRIVSMSQLEAGIIDHKYSRADSSRVHLRCAEEASGLHLSVTGALGFRTIHQVDAKPQLVLVANTDQQIHGGGSATELSQAQSDSNACENKKDSNHSGHYDCCDILMAPRLMESENANTVDGGNGDFIKISKDTALTAIQQAVVLAQCLHLSRINRDDELSRWEMAPYIEAVDAQHQSCYSIRSFCDILRIRWESTRSRTKQRALLMMDKLVEVVYEAFPMAAQRIQLAYGVYIPTIPALRKEYGELLVSCGMIGEALKIFEDLELWDNLIYCYRLLGKKAAAVDLINARLSDMPNDPRLWCSLGDVTNTDAYYEKALEISKNKSARAKRSLARSAYNRGDYEASKIIWESALALNSLYPDGWFALGAAALKARDIDKALDAFTRAVQLDPDNGEAWNNIACLHMIKKKNKSAFIAFKEAIKFRRNSWQLWENFSHVALDVGNFHQSFSLQALEAIKMVLDLSNNKRVGVELLDKIMKKFEERTSKPALSSFDVPESDTEATHSLTESSDESGCSESILKEPRETEFLLDMLGNILQQIIRNGGGQEDTWGLYARWHKIKGNLTMCSEALLKQVRSFQLLYFPFD; encoded by the exons ATGGCTTCCTCACAGCCGGGCTTTCTCCGAGCCGTCGAGCTCCGCCTCCTCCGATGCACTCTCTCTCACGGCTACCCTCCCCCTCCCCCGTCCTCCCACCCTCCGCCCGCCCCCCAGCCGGACCCCCTCCGCCCCCTGGTCGAGGGCCTCCTCGACTCGATCGAACGGGGAAACTACGCGGACGCGCTCTCTTCGGATGCTACTCGTCTCGTCTTCGGATTCGCGGACTCGTGGGAGTTCGAGGACTCCGTGGACTGTGCCGCCCGGTTCTACGACGAGGTGGAGAGGAGCGTTGAGTTGTTTCTACGGAACGGCAACTCGGCGGCCTGGCTCCAAGTTCTTGATGCGGACACCGACGCTGACATGGAGTGCAGGTGTGCGCTGTTGATGTGCGTCGGAGTTGCATCGCTTCTTGCTTTCACGCAGCAGAATGTGACCGG GCCTATTGGGAGCTTTTCTCCTTTTCCTCTATTGTTTCCATGGTCAAAGAAGGATGGTGCAAATAACAGTGGAGGGGAGTGGGATGTATGGGCTCGAAATCAGCTATCTTCCGTTGGTTCTGATGTTCAAGGGAAGTTTCCACTCTTACAG TATATTGTTTATGCGAAGATTTTGTTAAGCCAGATAAAGAATTTGTCCATGGAGGGGGAAGATTCTTGTCTCAATGGGAGCAGAAGTATATCTTGGTGGTTGTCTAGACTCATCCTCCTTCAGCAGAGGATTCTAGATGAGCTATCATCTTCTCTATATGACCTAGTGCAACTATTTAAGAATAACACCTTGcttcaatttggtgaattagaaaAAGTTACTAATTATTGGGGTTCTATGTTATACGAGGGAGAAGCTTTAAGAATTGTGTCAATGTCTCAACTAGAAGCAGGAATTATTGATCATAAATATAGCCGAGCTGACTCCTCGAG GGTGCATCTGAGATGTGCTGAAGAAGCAAGCGGACTGCATCTTTCTGTTACAGGGGCTCTTGGATTCAGGACAATACACCAG GTTGATGCGAAGCCTCAATTGGTTCTTGTTGCAAACACTGATCAGCAAATTCATGGTGGTGGAAGTGCAACAGAGTTATCTCAAGCCCAGAGCGATAGTAATGCTTGTGAAAATAAAAAGGATTCAAATCATAGTGGGCATTATGATTGTTGCGATATATTAATGGCACCAAGATTGATGGAAAGTGAGAATGCGAACACCGTTGATGGTGGTAATGGAGATTTTATTAAAATTAGCAAGGATACTGCATTAACAGCAATCCAACAAGCTGTTGTACTAGCACAGTGCCTACATCTTAGTAGGATAAATCGTGATGATGAACTGTCAA GGTGGGAAATGGCCCCATACATAGAGGCTGTTGATGCCCAACATCAATCATGCTACTCA ATTAGAAGCTTCTGTGACATACTGCGCATTCGATGGGAATCCACTCGTAGTCGCACAAAGCAGCGGGCTTTGTTAATGATGGATAAGCTG GTGGAAGTTGTATATGAAGCTTTTCCTATGGCTGCACAAAGGATTCAGTTAGCGTATGGTGTTTATATACCAACCATCCCTGCATTGCGGAA AGAATATGGGGAGCTTTTGGTGAGCTGTGGTATGATTGGAGAAgcactaaaaatttttgaagatcttGAATTATGGGATAATCTAATTTATTGCTATCG GTTGCTAGGGAAAAAGGCAGCAGCTGTTGATCTTATCAATGCACGGTTGTCTGACATGCCTAATGATCCAAGATTGTG GTGTTCGCTTGGTGATGTCACAAATACTGATGCTTATTATGAGAAAGCATTGGAAATTTCAAAAAATAAGTCTGCTAGGGCTAAG CGGTCTCTGGCTCGAAGTGCATACAATAGGGGTGACTATGAGGCATCTAAAATTATTTG GGAGTCCGCCTTGGCATTAAATTCCTTATACCCGGATGGCTGGTTTGCACTTGGTGCTGCTGCATTGAAG GCCCGAGATATTGATAAAGCATTGGATGCGTTTACTCGCGCTGTTCAGCTAGATCCTGATAACGGAGAGGCTTGGAATAATATTGCTTGTTT GCATATgataaagaaaaagaacaagTCAGCATTCATCGCTTTCAAGGAAGCAATAAAGTTCAG GAGGAATAGTTGGCAACTCTGGGAAAACTTCAGTCATGTTGCTTTGGATGTAGGGAACTTCCACCAG AGTTTTTCACTGCAGGCACTGGAAGCTATTAAAATGGTACTAGATCTGTCAAACAATAAACGAGTAGGTGTTGAATTACTGGATAAGATTATGAAAAAGTTTGAAGAAAGGACCTCTAAGCCTGCTCTGTCTTCTTTTGACGTCCCTGAAAGTGATACAGAAGCAACCCATTCTTTAACCGAATCTTCTGATGAGTCTGGATGCTCAGAATCTATCCTCAAAGAACCAAGGGAAACTGAATTCTTGTTGGACATGCTTGGCAATATTCTGCAACAG attattcGAAATGGTGGTGGCCAGGAAGATACATGGGGTCTATATGCAAGGTGGCACAAAATTAAAGGCAACCTCACTATGTGTTCTGAAGCCCTTTTAAAGCAAGTTAGATCGTTCCAG CTTTTATATTTTCCATTTGACTGA
- the LOC105054072 gene encoding uncharacterized protein isoform X1: MASSQPGFLRAVELRLLRCTLSHGYPPPPPSSHPPPAPQPDPLRPLVEGLLDSIERGNYADALSSDATRLVFGFADSWEFEDSVDCAARFYDEVERSVELFLRNGNSAAWLQVLDADTDADMECRCALLMCVGVASLLAFTQQNVTGPIGSFSPFPLLFPWSKKDGANNSGGEWDVWARNQLSSVGSDVQGKFPLLQYIVYAKILLSQIKNLSMEGEDSCLNGSRSISWWLSRLILLQQRILDELSSSLYDLVQLFKNNTLLQFGELEKVTNYWGSMLYEGEALRIVSMSQLEAGIIDHKYSRADSSRVHLRCAEEASGLHLSVTGALGFRTIHQVDAKPQLVLVANTDQQIHGGGSATELSQAQSDSNACENKKDSNHSGHYDCCDILMAPRLMESENANTVDGGNGDFIKISKDTALTAIQQAVVLAQCLHLSRINRDDELSRWEMAPYIEAVDAQHQSCYSIRSFCDILRIRWESTRSRTKQRALLMMDKLVEVVYEAFPMAAQRIQLAYGVYIPTIPALRKEYGELLVSCGMIGEALKIFEDLELWDNLIYCYRLLGKKAAAVDLINARLSDMPNDPRLWCSLGDVTNTDAYYEKALEISKNKSARAKRSLARSAYNRGDYEASKIIWESALALNSLYPDGWFALGAAALKARDIDKALDAFTRAVQLDPDNGEAWNNIACLHMIKKKNKSAFIAFKEAIKFRRNSWQLWENFSHVALDVGNFHQSFSLQALEAIKMVLDLSNNKRVGVELLDKIMKKFEERTSKPALSSFDVPESDTEATHSLTESSDESGCSESILKEPRETEFLLDMLGNILQQIIRNGGGQEDTWGLYARWHKIKGNLTMCSEALLKQVRSFQGSELWHDRDRFKKFAHASLQLCKVYMEIAASTGSRRELVTAEMHLRSSVKQAVDFTDTEEFRELEACLNEIRQRLDAASTEGA; this comes from the exons ATGGCTTCCTCACAGCCGGGCTTTCTCCGAGCCGTCGAGCTCCGCCTCCTCCGATGCACTCTCTCTCACGGCTACCCTCCCCCTCCCCCGTCCTCCCACCCTCCGCCCGCCCCCCAGCCGGACCCCCTCCGCCCCCTGGTCGAGGGCCTCCTCGACTCGATCGAACGGGGAAACTACGCGGACGCGCTCTCTTCGGATGCTACTCGTCTCGTCTTCGGATTCGCGGACTCGTGGGAGTTCGAGGACTCCGTGGACTGTGCCGCCCGGTTCTACGACGAGGTGGAGAGGAGCGTTGAGTTGTTTCTACGGAACGGCAACTCGGCGGCCTGGCTCCAAGTTCTTGATGCGGACACCGACGCTGACATGGAGTGCAGGTGTGCGCTGTTGATGTGCGTCGGAGTTGCATCGCTTCTTGCTTTCACGCAGCAGAATGTGACCGG GCCTATTGGGAGCTTTTCTCCTTTTCCTCTATTGTTTCCATGGTCAAAGAAGGATGGTGCAAATAACAGTGGAGGGGAGTGGGATGTATGGGCTCGAAATCAGCTATCTTCCGTTGGTTCTGATGTTCAAGGGAAGTTTCCACTCTTACAG TATATTGTTTATGCGAAGATTTTGTTAAGCCAGATAAAGAATTTGTCCATGGAGGGGGAAGATTCTTGTCTCAATGGGAGCAGAAGTATATCTTGGTGGTTGTCTAGACTCATCCTCCTTCAGCAGAGGATTCTAGATGAGCTATCATCTTCTCTATATGACCTAGTGCAACTATTTAAGAATAACACCTTGcttcaatttggtgaattagaaaAAGTTACTAATTATTGGGGTTCTATGTTATACGAGGGAGAAGCTTTAAGAATTGTGTCAATGTCTCAACTAGAAGCAGGAATTATTGATCATAAATATAGCCGAGCTGACTCCTCGAG GGTGCATCTGAGATGTGCTGAAGAAGCAAGCGGACTGCATCTTTCTGTTACAGGGGCTCTTGGATTCAGGACAATACACCAG GTTGATGCGAAGCCTCAATTGGTTCTTGTTGCAAACACTGATCAGCAAATTCATGGTGGTGGAAGTGCAACAGAGTTATCTCAAGCCCAGAGCGATAGTAATGCTTGTGAAAATAAAAAGGATTCAAATCATAGTGGGCATTATGATTGTTGCGATATATTAATGGCACCAAGATTGATGGAAAGTGAGAATGCGAACACCGTTGATGGTGGTAATGGAGATTTTATTAAAATTAGCAAGGATACTGCATTAACAGCAATCCAACAAGCTGTTGTACTAGCACAGTGCCTACATCTTAGTAGGATAAATCGTGATGATGAACTGTCAA GGTGGGAAATGGCCCCATACATAGAGGCTGTTGATGCCCAACATCAATCATGCTACTCA ATTAGAAGCTTCTGTGACATACTGCGCATTCGATGGGAATCCACTCGTAGTCGCACAAAGCAGCGGGCTTTGTTAATGATGGATAAGCTG GTGGAAGTTGTATATGAAGCTTTTCCTATGGCTGCACAAAGGATTCAGTTAGCGTATGGTGTTTATATACCAACCATCCCTGCATTGCGGAA AGAATATGGGGAGCTTTTGGTGAGCTGTGGTATGATTGGAGAAgcactaaaaatttttgaagatcttGAATTATGGGATAATCTAATTTATTGCTATCG GTTGCTAGGGAAAAAGGCAGCAGCTGTTGATCTTATCAATGCACGGTTGTCTGACATGCCTAATGATCCAAGATTGTG GTGTTCGCTTGGTGATGTCACAAATACTGATGCTTATTATGAGAAAGCATTGGAAATTTCAAAAAATAAGTCTGCTAGGGCTAAG CGGTCTCTGGCTCGAAGTGCATACAATAGGGGTGACTATGAGGCATCTAAAATTATTTG GGAGTCCGCCTTGGCATTAAATTCCTTATACCCGGATGGCTGGTTTGCACTTGGTGCTGCTGCATTGAAG GCCCGAGATATTGATAAAGCATTGGATGCGTTTACTCGCGCTGTTCAGCTAGATCCTGATAACGGAGAGGCTTGGAATAATATTGCTTGTTT GCATATgataaagaaaaagaacaagTCAGCATTCATCGCTTTCAAGGAAGCAATAAAGTTCAG GAGGAATAGTTGGCAACTCTGGGAAAACTTCAGTCATGTTGCTTTGGATGTAGGGAACTTCCACCAG AGTTTTTCACTGCAGGCACTGGAAGCTATTAAAATGGTACTAGATCTGTCAAACAATAAACGAGTAGGTGTTGAATTACTGGATAAGATTATGAAAAAGTTTGAAGAAAGGACCTCTAAGCCTGCTCTGTCTTCTTTTGACGTCCCTGAAAGTGATACAGAAGCAACCCATTCTTTAACCGAATCTTCTGATGAGTCTGGATGCTCAGAATCTATCCTCAAAGAACCAAGGGAAACTGAATTCTTGTTGGACATGCTTGGCAATATTCTGCAACAG attattcGAAATGGTGGTGGCCAGGAAGATACATGGGGTCTATATGCAAGGTGGCACAAAATTAAAGGCAACCTCACTATGTGTTCTGAAGCCCTTTTAAAGCAAGTTAGATCGTTCCAG GGTTCAGAGCTCTGGCATGATAGGGACCGGTTTAAAAAATTTGCCCATGCTTCTTTGCAACTGTGCAAGGTTTACATGGAAATTGCTGCCTCCACCGGAAGTCGTCGAGAACTTGTGACAGCTGAGATGCATCTAAGAAGCTCAGTAAAACAG GCTGTGGACTTCACAGATACTGAGGAATTCAGGGAACTTGAAGCCTGTCTTAATGAAATAAGGCAGCGGCTGGATGCTGCTTCCACTGAAGGTGCCTAG
- the LOC105054072 gene encoding uncharacterized protein isoform X2, which translates to MASSQPGFLRAVELRLLRCTLSHGYPPPPPSSHPPPAPQPDPLRPLVEGLLDSIERGNYADALSSDATRLVFGFADSWEFEDSVDCAARFYDEVERSVELFLRNGNSAAWLQVLDADTDADMECRCALLMCVGVASLLAFTQQNVTGPIGSFSPFPLLFPWSKKDGANNSGGEWDVWARNQLSSVGSDVQGKFPLLQYIVYAKILLSQIKNLSMEGEDSCLNGSRSISWWLSRLILLQQRILDELSSSLYDLVQLFKNNTLLQFGELEKVTNYWGSMLYEGEALRIVSMSQLEAGIIDHKYSRADSSRVHLRCAEEASGLHLSVTGALGFRTIHQVDAKPQLVLVANTDQQIHGGGSATELSQAQSDSNACENKKDSNHSGHYDCCDILMAPRLMESENANTVDGGNGDFIKISKDTALTAIQQAVVLAQCLHLSRINRDDELSRWEMAPYIEAVDAQHQSCYSIRSFCDILRIRWESTRSRTKQRALLMMDKLVEVVYEAFPMAAQRIQLAYGVYIPTIPALRKEYGELLVSCGMIGEALKIFEDLELWDNLIYCYRLLGKKAAAVDLINARLSDMPNDPRLWCSLGDVTNTDAYYEKALEISKNKSARAKRSLARSAYNRGDYEASKIIWESALALNSLYPDGWFALGAAALKARDIDKALDAFTRAVQLDPDNGEAWNNIACLHMIKKKNKSAFIAFKEAIKFRRNSWQLWENFSHVALDVGNFHQALEAIKMVLDLSNNKRVGVELLDKIMKKFEERTSKPALSSFDVPESDTEATHSLTESSDESGCSESILKEPRETEFLLDMLGNILQQIIRNGGGQEDTWGLYARWHKIKGNLTMCSEALLKQVRSFQGSELWHDRDRFKKFAHASLQLCKVYMEIAASTGSRRELVTAEMHLRSSVKQAVDFTDTEEFRELEACLNEIRQRLDAASTEGA; encoded by the exons ATGGCTTCCTCACAGCCGGGCTTTCTCCGAGCCGTCGAGCTCCGCCTCCTCCGATGCACTCTCTCTCACGGCTACCCTCCCCCTCCCCCGTCCTCCCACCCTCCGCCCGCCCCCCAGCCGGACCCCCTCCGCCCCCTGGTCGAGGGCCTCCTCGACTCGATCGAACGGGGAAACTACGCGGACGCGCTCTCTTCGGATGCTACTCGTCTCGTCTTCGGATTCGCGGACTCGTGGGAGTTCGAGGACTCCGTGGACTGTGCCGCCCGGTTCTACGACGAGGTGGAGAGGAGCGTTGAGTTGTTTCTACGGAACGGCAACTCGGCGGCCTGGCTCCAAGTTCTTGATGCGGACACCGACGCTGACATGGAGTGCAGGTGTGCGCTGTTGATGTGCGTCGGAGTTGCATCGCTTCTTGCTTTCACGCAGCAGAATGTGACCGG GCCTATTGGGAGCTTTTCTCCTTTTCCTCTATTGTTTCCATGGTCAAAGAAGGATGGTGCAAATAACAGTGGAGGGGAGTGGGATGTATGGGCTCGAAATCAGCTATCTTCCGTTGGTTCTGATGTTCAAGGGAAGTTTCCACTCTTACAG TATATTGTTTATGCGAAGATTTTGTTAAGCCAGATAAAGAATTTGTCCATGGAGGGGGAAGATTCTTGTCTCAATGGGAGCAGAAGTATATCTTGGTGGTTGTCTAGACTCATCCTCCTTCAGCAGAGGATTCTAGATGAGCTATCATCTTCTCTATATGACCTAGTGCAACTATTTAAGAATAACACCTTGcttcaatttggtgaattagaaaAAGTTACTAATTATTGGGGTTCTATGTTATACGAGGGAGAAGCTTTAAGAATTGTGTCAATGTCTCAACTAGAAGCAGGAATTATTGATCATAAATATAGCCGAGCTGACTCCTCGAG GGTGCATCTGAGATGTGCTGAAGAAGCAAGCGGACTGCATCTTTCTGTTACAGGGGCTCTTGGATTCAGGACAATACACCAG GTTGATGCGAAGCCTCAATTGGTTCTTGTTGCAAACACTGATCAGCAAATTCATGGTGGTGGAAGTGCAACAGAGTTATCTCAAGCCCAGAGCGATAGTAATGCTTGTGAAAATAAAAAGGATTCAAATCATAGTGGGCATTATGATTGTTGCGATATATTAATGGCACCAAGATTGATGGAAAGTGAGAATGCGAACACCGTTGATGGTGGTAATGGAGATTTTATTAAAATTAGCAAGGATACTGCATTAACAGCAATCCAACAAGCTGTTGTACTAGCACAGTGCCTACATCTTAGTAGGATAAATCGTGATGATGAACTGTCAA GGTGGGAAATGGCCCCATACATAGAGGCTGTTGATGCCCAACATCAATCATGCTACTCA ATTAGAAGCTTCTGTGACATACTGCGCATTCGATGGGAATCCACTCGTAGTCGCACAAAGCAGCGGGCTTTGTTAATGATGGATAAGCTG GTGGAAGTTGTATATGAAGCTTTTCCTATGGCTGCACAAAGGATTCAGTTAGCGTATGGTGTTTATATACCAACCATCCCTGCATTGCGGAA AGAATATGGGGAGCTTTTGGTGAGCTGTGGTATGATTGGAGAAgcactaaaaatttttgaagatcttGAATTATGGGATAATCTAATTTATTGCTATCG GTTGCTAGGGAAAAAGGCAGCAGCTGTTGATCTTATCAATGCACGGTTGTCTGACATGCCTAATGATCCAAGATTGTG GTGTTCGCTTGGTGATGTCACAAATACTGATGCTTATTATGAGAAAGCATTGGAAATTTCAAAAAATAAGTCTGCTAGGGCTAAG CGGTCTCTGGCTCGAAGTGCATACAATAGGGGTGACTATGAGGCATCTAAAATTATTTG GGAGTCCGCCTTGGCATTAAATTCCTTATACCCGGATGGCTGGTTTGCACTTGGTGCTGCTGCATTGAAG GCCCGAGATATTGATAAAGCATTGGATGCGTTTACTCGCGCTGTTCAGCTAGATCCTGATAACGGAGAGGCTTGGAATAATATTGCTTGTTT GCATATgataaagaaaaagaacaagTCAGCATTCATCGCTTTCAAGGAAGCAATAAAGTTCAG GAGGAATAGTTGGCAACTCTGGGAAAACTTCAGTCATGTTGCTTTGGATGTAGGGAACTTCCACCAG GCACTGGAAGCTATTAAAATGGTACTAGATCTGTCAAACAATAAACGAGTAGGTGTTGAATTACTGGATAAGATTATGAAAAAGTTTGAAGAAAGGACCTCTAAGCCTGCTCTGTCTTCTTTTGACGTCCCTGAAAGTGATACAGAAGCAACCCATTCTTTAACCGAATCTTCTGATGAGTCTGGATGCTCAGAATCTATCCTCAAAGAACCAAGGGAAACTGAATTCTTGTTGGACATGCTTGGCAATATTCTGCAACAG attattcGAAATGGTGGTGGCCAGGAAGATACATGGGGTCTATATGCAAGGTGGCACAAAATTAAAGGCAACCTCACTATGTGTTCTGAAGCCCTTTTAAAGCAAGTTAGATCGTTCCAG GGTTCAGAGCTCTGGCATGATAGGGACCGGTTTAAAAAATTTGCCCATGCTTCTTTGCAACTGTGCAAGGTTTACATGGAAATTGCTGCCTCCACCGGAAGTCGTCGAGAACTTGTGACAGCTGAGATGCATCTAAGAAGCTCAGTAAAACAG GCTGTGGACTTCACAGATACTGAGGAATTCAGGGAACTTGAAGCCTGTCTTAATGAAATAAGGCAGCGGCTGGATGCTGCTTCCACTGAAGGTGCCTAG